Proteins encoded together in one Acipenser ruthenus chromosome 40, fAciRut3.2 maternal haplotype, whole genome shotgun sequence window:
- the LOC131708047 gene encoding T-box transcription factor TBX1-like gives MNDSLSLALDVSCYSPLHPPNPPHYADLYLDSCALRETHGHPPLGASLPQGVASAGGGVRKSLKVTSIGVQLEMKGLWDKFNQLGTEMIVTKAGRRMFPTYQVKILGMDPASDYVLLMDFNPLDDKRYRYAFHSSSWLVAGKADPAAPGRVHFHPDSPAKGAQWMKQIVSFDKLKLTNNLLDDNGHIILNSMHRYQPRFHVVYVDPRKNSERYAEENFKSFLFEETRFTAVTAYQNHRITQLKIASNPFAKGFRECDPDWSNRNSNLPLTIPYCRPRGGPHSKQQHPGSCLDSLGQGLPLDLPTSSVSSQAFLAAPLPLSPSSYRYPPYTTPCLGGRERAALHPLGMSHQALSFHDTQ, from the exons ATGAACGACTCTCTTTCTCTTGCTTTAGACGTGTCTTGCTACTCCCCTCTGCACCCTCCCAATCCACCCCACTATGCTGATCTCTACCTGGACTCCTGTGCCCTTCGTGAGACGCATGGTCACCCGCCCCTCGGGGCCTCTCTGCCGCAGGGGGTGGCGTCGGCAGGGGGAGGCGTGCGGAAGAGCCTCAAGGTGACCAGTATTGGGGTGCAGCTCGAGATGAAGGGGCTCTGGGACAAGTTCAACCAGCTGGGCACTGAGATGATTGTCACCAAGGCAGGCAG GCGCATGTTCCCAACATACCAAGTGAAGATTCTCGGGATGGACCCAGCGTCTGACTACGTGCTGCTGATGGACTTCAACCCCCTCGATGACAAAAGATACAG gtatgCGTTCCACAGCTCCTCCTGGCTGGTTGCTGGCAAGGCTGACCCTGCTGCCCCGGGCCGAGTGCACTTCCACCCCGACTCCCCTGCGAAAGGTGCTCAGTGGATGAAGCAGATTGTCTCCTTCGATAAGCTCAAACTCACCAACAACCTGCTGGATGACAACGGACAC ATCATCCTGAACTCCATGCATCGCTACCAGCCACGCTTTCACGTGGTCTATGTGGATCCTCGTAAAAACAGCGAGCGGTATGCCGAGGAAAACTTCAAATCATTCCTGTTCGAGGAGACGAGATTCACTGCTGTGACCGCCTACCAGAACCACAGA ATCACCCAGTTAAAGATCGCCAGTAACCCCTTTGCCAAGGGCTTCCGAGAGTGTGACCCCGACTG gTCTAACAGGAACAGCAATCTGCCCCTGACCATCCCCTACTGCCGGCCAAGGGGAGGCCCCCACAGCAAGCAGCAGCACCCGG GCTCCTGTTTGGATTCGCTTGGTCAAGGTTTGCCCCTGGATTTGCCCACCTCTAGTGTCTCCTCTCAGGCTTTTCTAGCTGCCCCTCTCCCTCTGAGCCCTTCCTCCTACAGATACCCCCCCTACACAACCCCCTGCCTGGGGGGGCGAGAGCGAGCAGCCCTGCACCCACTGGGAATGTCACATCAAGCCCTGTCTTTTCACGACACACAGTGA